One region of Syntrophobacter fumaroxidans MPOB genomic DNA includes:
- the argH gene encoding argininosuccinate lyase: MTEKLWQGRFDQPTNRQVEDYTASIHFDNRLYRYDIEGSIAHCRMLAQCKIISHDDASLIVQGLGEIRRELERGKLHLGSSNEDIHMAIEQELMRKIGEVGGKLHTARSRNDQVALDVRLYMRDTLLQCRGLILQTQKVLVSCAEENLGVVMPGFTHLQHAQPILLSHHLMAYYEMLKRDDERFEQCFHRTNVLPLGSAALAGTTFPIDMEWTAKYLNFPRVTSNSIDAVSDRDYLIEFGAASAMLMMHVSRLAEELILWSSTEFDFIEISDAFCTGSSIMPQKKNPDVPELMRGKTGRVYGNLMALLTLTKALPLAYNRDLQEDKEPVFDTADTIISTLRLLSRLIPEIRFHRERMGEMAIQGFTLATDLADYLVKKGVPFRKAHHIVGQIVQYCLKNRKQLHDCTVEELKTFHKTIDQDVFPFLEVAGAIDQRVSIGGTATTRVVEAIEKARAELDALEQSLSS; the protein is encoded by the coding sequence ATGACGGAGAAGCTTTGGCAAGGCCGCTTCGATCAACCCACCAACAGGCAGGTCGAGGATTACACGGCTTCCATTCATTTTGACAACAGACTGTACCGGTACGACATCGAGGGAAGCATCGCACATTGCCGCATGCTTGCCCAATGCAAGATCATATCCCACGACGACGCCTCCCTTATCGTCCAGGGACTGGGGGAGATCCGGCGAGAGCTCGAACGCGGGAAATTGCACCTCGGCTCCTCCAACGAAGACATTCATATGGCGATCGAGCAGGAGCTGATGCGCAAGATCGGCGAGGTTGGAGGGAAGCTCCACACCGCGCGCAGCAGAAACGACCAAGTCGCGCTGGACGTGCGGCTCTATATGCGGGACACGCTGCTCCAGTGCCGCGGCCTGATCCTCCAGACGCAGAAGGTCCTGGTGAGCTGCGCCGAAGAAAACCTGGGCGTCGTGATGCCCGGCTTCACGCACTTGCAGCATGCTCAGCCGATTCTGCTCTCCCACCACCTCATGGCCTATTACGAGATGCTCAAACGTGATGACGAGAGGTTCGAACAGTGCTTCCACCGGACGAATGTCCTGCCCCTGGGGAGCGCGGCGCTCGCAGGCACGACGTTTCCCATCGACATGGAATGGACGGCCAAATATCTGAACTTCCCGCGGGTGACCTCAAACAGTATCGATGCGGTGAGCGACCGGGACTACCTGATCGAATTCGGAGCCGCGTCGGCGATGCTCATGATGCACGTAAGCCGCCTGGCCGAGGAACTCATCCTCTGGTCCAGCACCGAATTCGACTTCATCGAGATCAGTGACGCGTTCTGTACGGGTTCCAGCATCATGCCCCAGAAGAAGAACCCCGACGTGCCGGAGCTGATGCGGGGCAAGACGGGACGCGTCTACGGCAATCTGATGGCGCTTCTGACCCTCACCAAGGCGCTCCCGCTGGCCTACAACCGGGATCTTCAGGAAGACAAGGAGCCGGTTTTCGATACTGCCGATACCATCATCAGCACCTTGCGTCTCCTTTCCAGGTTGATCCCCGAGATTCGATTCCACCGGGAACGCATGGGCGAAATGGCCATCCAAGGCTTTACGCTCGCAACCGACCTTGCGGACTACCTTGTCAAGAAGGGAGTCCCGTTCCGTAAGGCTCATCATATTGTGGGTCAAATCGTGCAGTACTGCCTGAAGAACCGCAAGCAACTGCACGATTGCACCGTCGAGGAGCTCAAGACATTCCACAAGACCATCGATCAGGACGTATTCCCGTTTCTTGAGGTTGCCGGCGCCATCGATCAGAGGGTCTCCATCGGAGGCACCGCGACGACCCGAGTGGTGGAGGCCATCGAGAAGGCCCGCGCCGAACTGGATGCCTTGGAGCAGTCCCTGAGTTCGTGA
- a CDS encoding argininosuccinate synthase — MDVKKVVLAYSGGLDTSIILKWLIESYGCEVVAFSADLGQAEELDGLEAKALATGAVKARIVDLREEFVRDFVFPAFRANAIYEGQYLLGTSIARPLIAKAQIRIAEEEDADAVSHGATGKGNDQVRFELTYIALNPAIKIIAPWREWDLKSRSDLVEFARRHGIPIPVTKEKPYSSDRNMLHISYEGGILEDPWLEPDPAMFTLSVAPEEAPDAPEFVEIDFERGNPVAVNGERLSPAQLLTRLNALGGRHGIGRVDLVESRFVGMKSRGVYETPGGTIMRTAHHAVESVTMDRELMFLRDSLVPQYSRLIYNGFWYSPEMRLLQNTMDLAQENVYGTAKLKLYKGNCVVIGRRSDRSLYQPSFATFEEDDVYRQDDATGFIRLHGLRLQIESLVRGKSR; from the coding sequence ATGGACGTGAAAAAAGTGGTTTTGGCTTATTCGGGCGGCTTGGACACCTCGATCATTCTCAAATGGCTGATCGAGAGTTACGGTTGCGAGGTGGTCGCATTTTCCGCCGATCTCGGCCAGGCGGAGGAACTTGACGGCCTCGAGGCGAAGGCCCTTGCGACGGGCGCGGTCAAGGCGCGTATCGTCGATCTGCGCGAGGAGTTCGTGCGCGATTTCGTTTTTCCCGCGTTCCGGGCCAATGCAATTTACGAGGGTCAGTACCTGTTGGGGACATCCATCGCCCGGCCGCTGATCGCCAAAGCCCAGATCCGGATTGCGGAGGAGGAAGACGCCGATGCCGTGAGCCACGGCGCCACCGGCAAGGGAAACGACCAGGTCCGGTTCGAGCTCACCTACATCGCGCTCAATCCGGCCATCAAGATCATTGCTCCGTGGCGGGAGTGGGACCTGAAGTCGCGCAGCGATCTCGTGGAGTTCGCGCGCAGGCACGGGATTCCGATCCCGGTCACCAAAGAGAAACCCTACAGCTCCGACCGCAATATGCTGCACATCAGCTACGAGGGGGGCATCCTCGAAGACCCATGGCTGGAGCCGGATCCGGCGATGTTCACGTTGAGCGTGGCACCGGAAGAGGCGCCGGACGCGCCGGAATTCGTCGAAATCGATTTTGAACGAGGCAACCCGGTGGCGGTGAACGGGGAGCGGTTGAGCCCCGCTCAGCTGCTGACCCGGCTCAACGCGCTCGGCGGCAGGCACGGCATCGGTCGCGTGGACCTCGTGGAAAGCCGTTTTGTCGGCATGAAATCACGGGGCGTTTATGAGACTCCGGGCGGGACCATCATGCGGACGGCACACCATGCGGTGGAATCCGTCACCATGGACCGTGAACTGATGTTCCTGAGGGATTCCCTCGTCCCGCAGTATTCCCGCCTGATTTACAACGGTTTCTGGTATTCCCCGGAGATGCGCCTGCTCCAAAATACGATGGATCTCGCTCAGGAAAACGTGTACGGTACCGCAAAATTGAAACTCTATAAGGGAAACTGTGTCGTGATCGGGCGCAGGTCGGACCGGTCACTGTATCAGCCGAGCTTCGCCACTTTCGAAGAAGACGACGTCTATCGGCAGGACGATGCAACCGGTTTCATCAGACTACATGGATTGAGGCTTCAGATCGAATCCCTGGTCCGCGGCAAATCGCGCTGA
- the argF gene encoding ornithine carbamoyltransferase, translated as MKRDLLSIRDLSADEIVALISRAETMKRELAEGNLRQSLRNKVVALIFVKPSTRTRVSFEAAIYRLGGHSIFMSARDTQISRQEPLADTARVLARYVDAIVIRTFAQEDVTELARYASIPVINGLTDRTHPCQVLGDLLTIKEKRGTLEGLHVAWIGDGNNVAHSWINAAARLGFTVSLACPSQYLPDREILDWADTQGKGKVIMAASPKEAVASADAIYTDVWASMGQEEEADARRSIFRPFQVNEELLSAAPAHAIVLHCLPAHRGEEITNAVMEGPHSAIFDQAENRLHIQMALLDWLLSDNAPTQGSK; from the coding sequence ATGAAGCGCGATCTGCTTTCCATCAGGGATCTCAGCGCTGATGAAATCGTCGCACTGATCTCGAGAGCGGAGACCATGAAGCGGGAACTGGCCGAAGGGAATCTGCGGCAGTCTCTCAGGAACAAGGTCGTAGCTCTGATCTTCGTGAAACCGTCCACGCGCACCCGGGTCTCTTTCGAGGCGGCGATCTATCGTTTGGGTGGGCACAGCATCTTCATGAGTGCCAGGGACACGCAGATCTCGAGGCAGGAACCGCTGGCGGATACGGCCCGAGTGCTGGCGCGATACGTGGATGCCATCGTCATAAGGACTTTCGCCCAGGAAGACGTGACCGAGCTGGCCCGCTACGCGTCCATTCCGGTGATCAACGGGCTCACGGACCGCACCCATCCCTGTCAGGTGCTGGGAGATCTGCTCACCATCAAGGAAAAGCGGGGGACCCTCGAGGGTCTGCACGTGGCCTGGATCGGCGACGGTAACAACGTTGCCCACTCGTGGATCAACGCGGCGGCCAGACTCGGTTTCACCGTATCGCTGGCCTGCCCGTCCCAGTATCTTCCGGACCGGGAGATTCTCGACTGGGCCGATACCCAGGGCAAGGGCAAGGTGATCATGGCCGCGAGCCCCAAAGAGGCGGTGGCGTCGGCCGACGCTATCTACACCGACGTGTGGGCGAGCATGGGGCAGGAAGAGGAAGCCGATGCCCGCAGGTCGATCTTTCGCCCGTTCCAGGTCAACGAAGAACTCCTGTCGGCGGCCCCCGCTCACGCCATCGTTCTCCACTGCCTGCCGGCGCATCGCGGCGAAGAGATCACCAACGCGGTCATGGAGGGTCCGCATTCCGCCATCTTCGACCAGGCGGAAAACAGGCTCCACATCCAGATGGCGCTGCTTGACTGGCTTTTGAGCGACAACGCCCCGACACAGGGGAGCAAGTAA
- a CDS encoding aspartate aminotransferase family protein, giving the protein MEDYKALSQEHIFNTYARLPVTFVRGKGCRLWDDNDKEYLDFLAGIAVCNLGHCNPEVTRVLCEQADTLIHVSNLFYTRPQIELAAELTRLSFADKVFFSNSGAEANEAAIKLARKYSKDRYGEGRFHIVTMKDSFHGRTLATLSATGQEKVHKGFEPLVEGFAFVDFGSPAAVENAITERTCAVMVEPIQGEGGINLPPANYLEGLKELCRKHDLLLIFDEVQVGMGRTGRLFAHEHYGVTPDIMTLAKALGNGLPIGAMLATNQAAEAFVPGTHATTFGGTPLVTSVALRVLRIISEPSLLERVRETGEYLMGRLRELQQRRPSIREVRGLGLMVGAELDRPGQNVVTKLLERGYVINCTHDSVLRFVPPLVVERAEIDRLIQALDDALAEETQ; this is encoded by the coding sequence ATGGAAGACTACAAGGCGTTGTCTCAGGAGCACATCTTCAACACTTACGCACGACTCCCCGTGACCTTCGTGCGCGGCAAAGGCTGCCGCCTGTGGGATGATAACGATAAGGAGTACCTGGACTTTCTGGCCGGAATCGCGGTGTGCAACCTCGGTCACTGCAACCCGGAAGTGACGCGGGTGCTGTGCGAGCAGGCGGATACGCTCATTCACGTCTCCAACCTTTTTTACACGCGGCCGCAGATTGAACTGGCGGCGGAATTGACACGGCTTTCTTTTGCGGATAAGGTATTTTTTTCCAATAGCGGAGCCGAAGCCAACGAGGCAGCCATAAAGCTGGCGCGCAAGTACAGCAAGGACCGCTACGGAGAGGGCCGTTTTCATATCGTCACCATGAAAGACTCCTTTCACGGCCGTACCCTCGCAACCCTTTCGGCAACCGGGCAGGAAAAGGTGCACAAGGGATTCGAGCCGCTGGTGGAAGGGTTTGCCTTCGTCGACTTCGGATCGCCGGCCGCGGTGGAGAACGCGATCACGGAACGCACCTGCGCCGTGATGGTGGAACCCATTCAGGGCGAAGGGGGGATCAACCTGCCTCCCGCGAACTATTTGGAGGGTCTCAAGGAACTGTGCCGAAAGCATGACCTGCTGCTGATTTTTGACGAGGTGCAGGTGGGCATGGGGCGCACCGGAAGGCTGTTCGCCCACGAGCACTACGGGGTCACCCCCGATATCATGACGCTTGCCAAGGCCCTCGGCAACGGACTGCCCATCGGGGCGATGCTGGCCACCAATCAGGCCGCCGAGGCCTTTGTGCCCGGCACGCACGCCACGACCTTCGGGGGAACTCCCCTGGTGACGTCGGTGGCACTGCGGGTCTTGAGGATCATCTCCGAGCCTTCCCTGCTCGAGAGAGTTCGTGAAACGGGAGAATATCTCATGGGGCGCCTGAGGGAGCTCCAGCAGCGCAGACCCTCGATCCGGGAAGTCCGCGGCCTCGGGTTGATGGTGGGGGCCGAGCTGGACAGGCCGGGACAGAACGTGGTGACGAAGCTGCTGGAGCGGGGCTATGTCATCAACTGCACGCACGACTCGGTATTGAGGTTCGTTCCCCCACTGGTTGTCGAACGGGCGGAAATCGATCGTCTCATTCAGGCTTTGGACGATGCTTTGGCGGAGGAGACACAATGA
- the argB gene encoding acetylglutamate kinase: MIEKAGILIEALPYIRRFYGKTVVIKYGGNAMVAEELKESFAKDIVLMKYIGINPVVVHGGGPQIGRMLKRIGKESDFCAGMRVTDADTMDIVEMVLAGKINKEIVSLINRHGGHAVGLSGKDGNLIEARKLHVYRYKGDDQPPEIIDIGLVGEVNRVNVSILDTLAGGNLIPVIAPVGVGEQGETYNINADLVAGHIAGALQAAKLVLMTDVEGVLDGGGNLISSLTVAEAADALQDETLKGGMIPKVQCAIDALQSGVDKVHIVDGRVPHAILLEIFTDAGVGTEIVRYRRGQSVG; encoded by the coding sequence ATGATCGAAAAAGCCGGCATTTTGATCGAAGCCCTGCCTTACATCCGGCGCTTCTACGGGAAGACCGTGGTGATCAAGTACGGAGGGAACGCGATGGTGGCCGAAGAGCTCAAGGAGAGCTTCGCCAAGGACATCGTTTTGATGAAATACATCGGGATCAACCCCGTGGTGGTCCATGGCGGCGGGCCTCAAATCGGCCGGATGCTCAAGAGGATCGGCAAAGAGAGCGATTTCTGCGCCGGGATGCGCGTCACCGATGCGGACACCATGGACATCGTGGAGATGGTCCTTGCCGGAAAGATCAACAAGGAGATCGTGTCGCTCATCAACCGTCACGGCGGTCACGCCGTCGGATTGAGCGGCAAGGACGGGAATCTCATCGAAGCGCGAAAGCTCCACGTGTATCGGTACAAAGGCGATGACCAGCCGCCTGAAATCATCGATATCGGCCTCGTGGGGGAAGTGAACCGTGTGAACGTGAGCATTCTGGACACCCTGGCAGGAGGCAACCTGATCCCCGTGATCGCTCCGGTCGGCGTCGGGGAACAGGGTGAAACCTACAACATCAACGCCGACCTCGTCGCGGGCCACATCGCCGGCGCCCTGCAAGCCGCCAAGCTCGTGCTGATGACGGACGTCGAGGGAGTGCTCGATGGAGGCGGGAACCTCATTTCCAGCCTGACCGTGGCCGAGGCCGCCGATGCGCTTCAGGATGAGACCTTGAAGGGCGGGATGATACCCAAGGTGCAATGCGCCATCGACGCCCTGCAGTCGGGGGTCGACAAGGTTCATATCGTGGACGGCCGGGTGCCGCACGCCATCCTGCTGGAAATATTCACCGACGCCGGGGTCGGAACGGAAATCGTGCGCTACCGGCGCGGACAGTCCGTAGGTTGA
- the hslU gene encoding ATP-dependent protease ATPase subunit HslU, translating into MQKPLTPAEIVQELDKYIIGQRDAKRMVAIALRNRWRRQQVPEHLRDEIAPKNIIMIGPTGVGKTEIARRLARLAQSPFLKIEASKFTEVGYVGRDVESMIRDLSELAVSMVRTEEMEAVKIKAEELAEEKLLDILLPPKRQQESREQELPVPVEPQEAREPREAAREEAVQADSTREKLRKLLRKGALDDRYVELDVPDRNFPMVEIFAGTGMEDMDYNLRDMLGSMLPRRTKRRKVKIPEAREILVQEESQRLIDMDKVIKSAIERVEHSGIIFLDEIDKIAGRESGGRGPDVSREGVQRDLLPIVEGSTVTTKYGMVKTDHILFIASGAFHISKPSDLIPELQGRFPIRVELASLTKEDFVRILKEPENALIVQYKSLLATEEVELTFDDEAIEEIAGLAFQVNARTENIGARRLHTIMEKLLSDISFNAPDLKGQKIPITRQYIQETLSDIIKDEDLSRYIL; encoded by the coding sequence ATGCAAAAACCGCTGACGCCTGCGGAAATCGTTCAGGAACTGGACAAGTACATCATCGGGCAACGAGACGCCAAACGCATGGTCGCCATCGCCCTGCGCAACAGGTGGCGTCGACAGCAGGTCCCCGAGCACCTCAGGGATGAGATCGCGCCGAAGAACATCATCATGATCGGCCCCACCGGCGTGGGGAAAACGGAGATTGCACGCCGCCTGGCCAGACTGGCCCAATCGCCGTTTCTCAAGATCGAGGCGAGCAAATTCACCGAGGTGGGTTATGTCGGCCGTGATGTGGAATCCATGATCAGGGACCTCTCGGAACTCGCGGTCAGCATGGTGCGGACGGAGGAAATGGAAGCGGTCAAGATCAAGGCGGAGGAATTGGCCGAAGAGAAGCTCCTCGATATCCTGCTCCCGCCCAAACGGCAGCAGGAGTCCAGGGAACAGGAACTGCCGGTCCCGGTGGAGCCGCAGGAGGCGCGCGAGCCCCGGGAGGCCGCCCGGGAAGAAGCTGTCCAGGCCGACTCCACGCGCGAAAAGCTGCGCAAGCTACTGCGCAAGGGCGCCCTCGACGACCGCTACGTCGAGTTGGACGTTCCGGACCGCAATTTCCCCATGGTCGAAATCTTTGCCGGGACCGGGATGGAGGACATGGATTACAACCTGCGCGACATGCTCGGGTCCATGCTGCCCCGGCGCACCAAGCGGCGCAAGGTGAAGATCCCGGAAGCCCGCGAGATACTGGTCCAGGAGGAATCCCAGCGGCTCATCGACATGGACAAGGTGATCAAGTCCGCCATCGAGAGAGTCGAGCACTCCGGCATCATTTTCCTCGATGAAATCGACAAGATTGCCGGGCGGGAATCCGGCGGACGCGGACCCGACGTGTCCCGCGAAGGGGTCCAGCGGGATCTGCTGCCCATTGTGGAAGGCTCCACGGTCACCACCAAGTACGGCATGGTCAAGACCGATCATATCCTGTTCATCGCCTCCGGGGCCTTTCATATTTCCAAGCCCTCGGACCTCATTCCCGAGCTTCAGGGCCGGTTCCCCATCAGGGTCGAGCTCGCTTCCCTGACGAAGGAGGATTTCGTCCGCATCCTCAAGGAACCGGAGAACGCGTTGATCGTTCAATACAAGTCGCTGCTGGCCACGGAGGAGGTTGAGCTCACTTTCGACGATGAAGCCATCGAAGAGATCGCAGGTCTCGCTTTCCAGGTCAACGCGAGAACGGAGAACATCGGAGCGAGACGACTGCATACCATCATGGAGAAATTGCTGTCCGACATTTCATTCAACGCGCCGGATCTGAAGGGCCAAAAGATACCGATCACGCGGCAATACATTCAGGAAACCCTGAGCGACATCATCAAGGACGAGGACCTGAGCCGCTATATTCTTTAG
- the hslV gene encoding ATP-dependent protease subunit HslV, which yields MGETVVHGTTVLAIKKDGKVVMAGDGQVTMGDTVVKHQAKKVRKMYHDRILTGFSGSTADAFTLFERLEGKLEQYNGNLKRAAVELAKDWRMDRALRRLEALLVAADRNDCFILSGTGDVIEPDDGLAAVGSGAPYALAAARALIRHTGMSIREIAEEAMNIAASICIYTNREFTFEEL from the coding sequence ATGGGTGAAACCGTTGTGCACGGGACAACCGTGCTGGCCATCAAGAAGGACGGCAAAGTGGTCATGGCGGGCGACGGCCAGGTGACCATGGGAGACACGGTCGTAAAACACCAGGCGAAAAAGGTCCGCAAGATGTATCACGACCGCATTCTCACGGGGTTTTCCGGCTCAACGGCGGACGCGTTCACGCTGTTCGAGAGGCTGGAGGGCAAGCTCGAGCAATACAATGGAAACCTCAAGCGCGCCGCGGTCGAGCTCGCCAAGGACTGGCGCATGGACCGGGCGTTGAGGCGCCTCGAGGCACTGCTCGTGGCCGCCGACCGGAACGACTGCTTCATTCTGAGCGGCACGGGCGACGTCATCGAACCGGACGACGGTCTTGCGGCGGTGGGCTCGGGTGCGCCTTACGCTCTGGCGGCGGCCCGCGCGCTCATCAGGCATACCGGGATGTCCATCCGGGAGATCGCCGAAGAGGCGATGAACATCGCCGCATCCATCTGCATCTATACGAACAGGGAATTCACTTTCGAGGAGCTCTGA
- a CDS encoding tyrosine recombinase, with protein MAPGTLDDNSADGSEATWSEASARFIAHLRHERGLSAETVRAYAGDLDQFREHMNATAGTADPRLSQVDADAIRGYLAALHKTRKKTSRARKLSTLRSFYHFLNDRELVRENPAALVAYPKLGTKIPSFLGVDDVFHLLDSLNAGAARAGASWRRCRNWALFECMYSTGVRVSELAGMDESDVDFHEGMVRVLGKGSKERIVPVGGKALDAVKLYLRVLDSQFPEARRMGSALFRNARGRRLTTRSVHRLLRMELRRCGLWQHLSPHGLRHTFATHLLNSGADLRAIQEMLGHSNLSTTQRYTHVHVDQLMKVYDAAHPRSRRDRSGK; from the coding sequence TTGGCGCCCGGGACTCTTGACGATAACTCCGCCGACGGCAGCGAGGCGACCTGGTCGGAGGCATCGGCCCGATTCATCGCGCACCTGCGGCACGAGCGCGGATTGAGCGCCGAGACGGTGCGGGCTTACGCCGGCGACCTGGATCAATTTCGGGAACACATGAACGCAACGGCGGGCACAGCCGATCCGAGGCTGTCACAGGTCGACGCGGATGCGATCAGGGGGTATCTCGCCGCGTTGCACAAAACCCGCAAGAAGACCAGCCGGGCCAGGAAATTGTCCACGTTGCGCTCTTTCTACCATTTTCTCAATGACCGCGAGCTCGTCCGCGAGAATCCCGCGGCCCTTGTGGCCTATCCCAAGCTGGGGACGAAAATCCCCTCCTTCCTCGGGGTCGACGACGTGTTTCATTTGCTGGACTCGCTGAACGCCGGAGCGGCCCGGGCCGGCGCATCCTGGCGGCGCTGCCGCAACTGGGCGCTTTTTGAATGCATGTACTCCACCGGAGTCCGGGTCAGCGAGCTTGCCGGGATGGACGAATCCGACGTCGATTTCCACGAGGGCATGGTCCGGGTCCTGGGTAAAGGGAGTAAAGAGCGCATCGTGCCGGTGGGAGGGAAGGCCCTTGACGCCGTGAAGCTCTACCTGCGGGTGCTGGACAGCCAGTTCCCGGAAGCCAGGCGCATGGGTTCCGCGCTGTTTCGCAACGCCAGGGGGCGGAGACTGACGACGCGTTCGGTGCACCGGCTGCTCCGCATGGAGCTCCGAAGATGCGGACTGTGGCAGCATCTCAGCCCACACGGGTTGCGGCACACGTTCGCGACCCACCTGTTGAACTCGGGAGCGGATCTGCGCGCCATTCAGGAGATGCTGGGACACTCGAACCTGTCCACGACGCAACGCTACACTCATGTTCACGTGGACCAGCTCATGAAGGTCTACGATGCGGCCCACCCCAGAAGCCGCAGGGATCGGTCGGGAAAGTAA
- the fusA gene encoding elongation factor G: MKEDVAGVRTFAIISHGGAGKTSLAEAMLFDAGVTTRLGKVDDSTSVMDYEPEEVKRKITISTAFNTLTWKKHQFTIIDTPGDFNFIAETKTSMQGADAVLVLVDAIDGVRVQTEKVWEFADEFKQPRIIFVNKMDRERADFAKTVADIQNNFGKSCVPLQIPIGSAESFKGVVDVLNRKACLYGHGDSGKFEVKEMPADLADQVAHYHEELVERVAESNDELLEKYLESGELSPEEVKNALRGAVTSGTLVPIACGSGVANIGIHGLMDLIADCLPSPLDRGPRTGKGARGAEADREPDPAAPFSALVIKTISDPYAGRLSVMRVFSGSLSPDSTVFNSTKETKERFGQLLRLKGKNQEPIQGCGPGDVVAVAKLKETTTQDTLCSEKDVISFPPVELPPAIYSLAVEPKSKGDEEKIFSSLSRLMEEDLTLKLERNEETKEMILSGMGEIHIEATVDKLKRKFGVEVNLRIPKVTYKETIKGKARVQGKYKKQSGGRGQYGDCWIEMEPLPRGEGFQFYDKIVGGVIPRQYIPAVEKGIAEALVEGALAGYPVVDFKVDLVDGSFHPVDSSEMAFKIAGSMAFKKAMMEAKPTLLEPIVLMEITVPDDCMGDIIGDLNSRRGRVLGMESKGKKQIVRANVPLAEVLKYAPDLRSMTAGRGMFTMKFSHYEEVPGQLQEKIVEAAKAEEK, encoded by the coding sequence ATGAAAGAGGACGTTGCAGGTGTTCGTACTTTCGCAATCATTTCCCATGGTGGTGCGGGCAAGACTTCCCTGGCCGAGGCCATGCTCTTCGATGCCGGTGTGACCACCCGGCTCGGCAAGGTGGACGACAGCACCTCGGTCATGGACTACGAACCCGAGGAGGTGAAGCGGAAGATTACGATCAGCACCGCATTCAATACCCTGACCTGGAAGAAACACCAGTTCACCATCATCGATACTCCCGGGGACTTCAATTTCATCGCGGAAACCAAGACATCCATGCAGGGTGCGGATGCCGTCCTCGTCCTGGTCGACGCCATCGACGGCGTCAGGGTCCAAACTGAAAAAGTGTGGGAATTTGCCGACGAATTCAAACAGCCGCGGATCATCTTCGTGAACAAAATGGATCGCGAGCGGGCGGACTTCGCCAAGACCGTCGCAGACATCCAGAACAACTTCGGCAAGTCGTGCGTGCCCTTGCAGATTCCCATCGGGAGCGCGGAAAGCTTCAAAGGCGTGGTCGATGTGCTCAACCGGAAGGCCTGCCTGTACGGACATGGGGACAGCGGCAAGTTCGAGGTCAAGGAAATGCCCGCCGATCTGGCCGATCAGGTGGCGCACTACCATGAAGAATTGGTCGAACGGGTCGCCGAATCCAATGACGAGCTGTTGGAGAAATATCTGGAATCCGGAGAACTGTCTCCCGAGGAAGTGAAGAACGCGCTTCGCGGCGCCGTGACTTCGGGGACTCTGGTCCCCATTGCATGCGGTTCGGGGGTTGCCAACATCGGCATTCACGGCCTGATGGACCTCATCGCGGATTGTCTGCCGTCCCCGCTGGACCGCGGACCGCGGACCGGCAAAGGGGCCCGTGGAGCCGAGGCCGATCGCGAGCCGGATCCGGCTGCGCCGTTCAGCGCACTGGTGATCAAGACCATCAGCGATCCTTACGCCGGGCGCCTGTCGGTGATGCGCGTCTTCTCGGGGAGCTTGTCGCCGGATTCGACTGTTTTCAACTCTACCAAGGAAACCAAGGAAAGATTCGGCCAGTTGCTCCGGTTGAAGGGCAAGAACCAGGAACCCATCCAGGGTTGCGGTCCCGGCGACGTCGTGGCGGTGGCCAAGCTCAAGGAGACGACCACCCAGGACACCCTGTGTTCCGAAAAGGACGTCATCAGCTTCCCTCCGGTGGAGCTCCCGCCCGCCATTTATTCGCTGGCTGTCGAGCCCAAGAGCAAGGGTGACGAGGAGAAGATTTTTTCCTCCCTTTCCCGTCTCATGGAAGAAGATCTTACGCTCAAGCTCGAAAGGAATGAGGAAACCAAGGAGATGATCCTGTCCGGGATGGGGGAAATCCATATCGAGGCCACGGTTGACAAGCTGAAGCGCAAATTCGGCGTGGAGGTCAATCTGCGCATCCCGAAGGTGACGTACAAGGAAACGATCAAGGGGAAAGCCCGCGTCCAGGGAAAATACAAGAAGCAGTCCGGAGGCCGCGGCCAGTACGGAGACTGCTGGATCGAGATGGAGCCTCTGCCCAGGGGCGAAGGCTTCCAGTTTTATGACAAGATCGTAGGCGGGGTGATCCCGAGACAGTACATCCCGGCAGTGGAAAAAGGCATCGCCGAAGCCTTGGTGGAGGGTGCTCTGGCGGGCTATCCTGTGGTCGATTTCAAGGTCGATCTGGTGGACGGCTCTTTCCACCCCGTGGACTCTTCCGAAATGGCGTTCAAAATCGCGGGGTCGATGGCGTTCAAGAAAGCCATGATGGAAGCCAAGCCGACGCTGCTCGAGCCGATTGTGTTGATGGAAATCACGGTTCCTGACGATTGTATGGGAGATATCATAGGCGACCTCAATTCCAGGCGCGGGCGAGTGCTTGGAATGGAGAGCAAGGGGAAAAAGCAGATCGTCCGCGCGAACGTGCCGCTTGCCGAAGTCCTGAAATACGCTCCCGATTTGCGATCCATGACGGCCGGCAGAGGTATGTTCACGATGAAGTTTTCTCACTATGAGGAGGTACCGGGCCAGTTGCAGGAGAAGATCGTCGAGGCGGCCAAGGCGGAAGAAAAGTAG